In Ursus arctos isolate Adak ecotype North America unplaced genomic scaffold, UrsArc2.0 scaffold_29, whole genome shotgun sequence, the following proteins share a genomic window:
- the TMEM14A gene encoding transmembrane protein 14A isoform X2 produces MVFRAPRSTKVEGGAVPRGSQKKTGSSEEEEESDFYISCRIAALPMDLIGFGYAALVTFGSILGYKRRGGVPSLIAGLFVGFLAGYGAYRVSNDKRDVKLSLFTAFFLATIMGVRYKRSKKIMPAGLVAGLSLMMILRLVLLLL; encoded by the exons ATGGTCTTTCGAGCCCCAAGGAGTACAAAG GTAGAAGGAGGTGCGGTTCCAAGAGGGAGTCAGAAGAAGACtgggagctcagaggaggaagaagaatcaGACTTTTACATCAG ctgtAGAATTGCAGCCTTGCCAATGGACCTGATTGGTTTCGGTTATGCAGCCCTTGTGACATTTGGAAGCATCTTGGGATACAAGCGGAGAG gcggTGTTCCATCTTTGATCGCTGGTCTTTTTGTTGGATTTTTGGCTGGCTATGGAGCCTACCGTGTCTCCAATGACAAGCGAGATGTCAAACTGTCACTGT TTACAGCTTTCTTCCTGGCCACCATAATGGGTGTGAGGTATAAGAGATCTAAGAAAATCATGCCAGCTGGGCTGGTTGCAGGTCTAAG CCTCATGATGATTCTGAGACTTGTCTTATTGCTGCTTTGA
- the TMEM14A gene encoding transmembrane protein 14A isoform X1, which yields MDLIGFGYAALVTFGSILGYKRRGGVPSLIAGLFVGFLAGYGAYRVSNDKRDVKLSLFTAFFLATIMGVRYKRSKKIMPAGLVAGLSLMMILRLVLLLL from the exons ATGGACCTGATTGGTTTCGGTTATGCAGCCCTTGTGACATTTGGAAGCATCTTGGGATACAAGCGGAGAG gcggTGTTCCATCTTTGATCGCTGGTCTTTTTGTTGGATTTTTGGCTGGCTATGGAGCCTACCGTGTCTCCAATGACAAGCGAGATGTCAAACTGTCACTGT TTACAGCTTTCTTCCTGGCCACCATAATGGGTGTGAGGTATAAGAGATCTAAGAAAATCATGCCAGCTGGGCTGGTTGCAGGTCTAAG CCTCATGATGATTCTGAGACTTGTCTTATTGCTGCTTTGA